A window of Daphnia pulicaria isolate SC F1-1A chromosome 10, SC_F0-13Bv2, whole genome shotgun sequence contains these coding sequences:
- the LOC124314009 gene encoding H(+)/Cl(-) exchange transporter 4-like isoform X1: protein MENTPLKTNRMPYFNRYQAMGRQDLEESQRLRRDSDSSDNPEHDCISLDIQRHPEENNMPSPVVGESEDVIPGLGQYDDFQTIDWQRDLARDRMRHRYIVKHKKDSVWDFIKAAHDAWSGWMCLFLVGLAAGTVASIVDIGTTWMTDLKYGFCPEAFWLDREQCCWSSNQTAFGYDNCSQWLTWPKLVGLSDESAGGYIIAYISYVLWALSFAGLAAVLVRMFAPYASGGAIPEIKTILSGFIIRGFLGKWTLLIKSIGIMLSVAAGLSVGKEGPMVHITICIGNILSYLFPKYGRNEAKKREILSAAAASGVSVAFGAPIGGVLFSLEEVSYYFPMKTLWRSFFCALIAAFVVRSIDPYGNEHSVLFYVEYSKPWIFFELLPFILLGAIGGLIGTLFIRANIWWSRYRKQSRIGQYPVTEVIVLTLINAVISYPNPYTRMSSTRLIYLLFSQCGVANNDYLCDYNRNYTNVNGAIESAAAGTGVYTALALLFLALVFKIVMTIFTIGIKVPAGLYIPSLCMGAIVGRIVGIAMEQWAYHYPQFWAFRGECSTGDDCITPGLYAMVGAAAVLGGVTRMTVALVVIMFELTGGVRYIVPLMAAAMASKWVGDAFGKDGIYDAHIALNGYPFLDNKEEFDCTTIAADVMQPRGNAPLTVLTQDSMTLSEVESILENSKHNAFPVVISRESHFLVGCVLRRDLMLAIGSVRRKQDDISDDSLVIFNGFVQGNPSASSPVKLRRILDLAPITVTDHTPMETVIDMFRKLGLRHVLVTHNGRLLGIITKKDVMLHMSHHQRTIPSVFH, encoded by the exons ATGGAAAATACTCCTTTAAAGACCAACCGCATGCCTTACTTCAATCGATACCAGGCCATGGGTAGACAA GATCTAGAAGAGTCACAACGGCTGAGGAGAGACTCGGATAGTTCAGATAACCCAGAGCATGACTGCATCAGCCTAGATATTCAAAGACATCCTGAGGAAAACAACATGCCTTCTCCTG ttgtaGGAGAAAGTGAAGATGTTATCCCTGGTTTGGGGCAATATGATGACTTTCAAACAATAGATTGGCAAAGAGATCTTGCCAGGGATCGCATGAGACACAGATATATAGTAAAACACAAGAAAGACTCGGTTTGGGATTTTATTAAAGCTGCCCACGATGCCTGGTCAGGGTGGATGTGTCTCTTCCTGGTTGGATTGGCTGCtg GAACGGTTGCTAGTATCGTTGATATTGGAACAACGTGGATGACCGATTTGAAATATGGATTCTGTCCTGAAGCTTTTTGGTTGGACAGAGAACAATGCTGTTGGTCATCCAATCAAACGGCTTTCGGATATGACAACTGCTCGCAG TGGTTGACGTGGCCCAAACTGGTCGGACTCTCCGATGAAAGTGCAGGTGGTTACATCATCGCCTATATTTCTTACGTCCTTTGGGCATTGTCTTTTGCAGGACTCGCCGCCGTTCTCGTCCGTATGTTTGCTCCCTATGCATCAGGCGGTGCAATTCCTGAG ATAAAAACGATCTTGAGTGGCTTTATTATTCGTGGTTTTTTGGGCAAATGGACCTTGCTTATCAAATCGATCGGCATCATGCTATCGGTAGCAGCCGGCCTTAGTGTCGGTAAAGAAGGACCTATGGTCCATATCACCATTTGCATAG GCAACATTCTTTCCTACCTCTTCCCGAAATACGGTCGAAATGAAGCCAAGAAGCGAGAAATCTTGTCGGCAGCCGCAGCGTCGGGCGTATCCGTCGCTTTCGGTGCACCAATTGGAGGCGTGCTTTTCAGTTTGGAAGAA GTCAGCTACTATTTTCCCATGAAAACTCTGTGGCGCTCGTTTTTTTGCGCTCTAATTGCCGCCTTCGTAGTCCGCTCTATTGATCCTTACGGCAATGAACATTCCGTCCTGTTTTACGTGGAATACAGCAAACCGTGGATCTTTTTCGAGCTGCTTCCATTCATTCTTCTCGGCGCTATCGGA GGTCTTATTGGAACCTTGTTCATCCGAGCAAACATTTGGTGGTCAAGATATCGTAAACAGTCACGCATCGGACAGTACCCGGTTACAGAAGTCATCGTCCTGACACTTATTAATGCGGTCATCTCCTACCCCAATCCGTACACCCGTATGAGTTCCACGAGGCTGATTTACCTCCTTTTCAGTCAATGCGGAGTAGCCAACAACGATTATCTATG TGATTACAATCGGAATTACACCAACGTTAACGGAGCTATTGAGAGCGCAGCTGCCGGTACAGGCGTCTACACTGCCCTGGCTCTTCTTTTCCTGGCGTTAGTCTTCAAGATTGTCATGACCATTTTCACGATTGGCATCAAAGTACCCGCCGGATTGTACATTCCGTCGCTCTGTATGGGGGCGATCGTGGGGCGTATCGTTGGGATCGCAATGGAGCAGTGGGCCTA CCATTATCCACAGTTTTGGGCCTTCAGGGGTGAATGTTCTACTGGAGATGATTGTATAACTCCCGGGTTGTATGCGATGGTGGGAGCGGCTGCTGTTCTTGGTGGAGTAACACGAATGactg TGGCTTTGGTGGTTATTATGTTTGAACTCACCGGAGGCGTTAGGTATATCGTCCCCCTGATGGCGGCAGCTATGGCTAGCAAATGGGTGGGCGATGCTTTTGGCAAGGATGGCATTTACGATGCACACATAGCTTTAAATGGATATCCATTTCTGGACAACAAAGAAGAGTTTGATTGTACCACCATCGCAGCCGATGTGATGCAGCCTCg AGGGAACGCTCCACTGACGGTCCTCACTCAAGATTCTATGACACTGAGCGAAGTGGAAAGCATTTTAGAAAATTCCAAACATAATGCCTTTCCAGTCGTTATTTCTCGGGAGTCCCACTTTCTGGTCGGCTGTGTGTTGAGACGAGATCTGATGTTAGCCATAG GAAGTGTGCGCCGCAAACAAGACGACATCAGCGATGATTCGCTTGTGATCTTCAACGGTTTTGTGCAAGGAAACCCCTCGGCTTCATCGCCCGTAAAATTGCGACGCATTTTGGATCTCGCTCCCATCACCGTTACGGATCATACGCCGATGGAGACAGTCATTGATATGTTCAGGAAATTGGGACTGAGACATGTTCTAGTAACTCACAATGG GCGACTATTGGGAATCATTACAAAGAAGGATGTCATGCTTCACATGTCACATCACCAGAGGACTATACCTTCCGTTTTCCATTAA
- the LOC124314009 gene encoding H(+)/Cl(-) exchange transporter 3-like isoform X2 — protein sequence MPSPVVGESEDVIPGLGQYDDFQTIDWQRDLARDRMRHRYIVKHKKDSVWDFIKAAHDAWSGWMCLFLVGLAAGTVASIVDIGTTWMTDLKYGFCPEAFWLDREQCCWSSNQTAFGYDNCSQWLTWPKLVGLSDESAGGYIIAYISYVLWALSFAGLAAVLVRMFAPYASGGAIPEIKTILSGFIIRGFLGKWTLLIKSIGIMLSVAAGLSVGKEGPMVHITICIGNILSYLFPKYGRNEAKKREILSAAAASGVSVAFGAPIGGVLFSLEEVSYYFPMKTLWRSFFCALIAAFVVRSIDPYGNEHSVLFYVEYSKPWIFFELLPFILLGAIGGLIGTLFIRANIWWSRYRKQSRIGQYPVTEVIVLTLINAVISYPNPYTRMSSTRLIYLLFSQCGVANNDYLCDYNRNYTNVNGAIESAAAGTGVYTALALLFLALVFKIVMTIFTIGIKVPAGLYIPSLCMGAIVGRIVGIAMEQWAYHYPQFWAFRGECSTGDDCITPGLYAMVGAAAVLGGVTRMTVALVVIMFELTGGVRYIVPLMAAAMASKWVGDAFGKDGIYDAHIALNGYPFLDNKEEFDCTTIAADVMQPRGNAPLTVLTQDSMTLSEVESILENSKHNAFPVVISRESHFLVGCVLRRDLMLAIGSVRRKQDDISDDSLVIFNGFVQGNPSASSPVKLRRILDLAPITVTDHTPMETVIDMFRKLGLRHVLVTHNGRLLGIITKKDVMLHMSHHQRTIPSVFH from the exons ATGCCTTCTCCTG ttgtaGGAGAAAGTGAAGATGTTATCCCTGGTTTGGGGCAATATGATGACTTTCAAACAATAGATTGGCAAAGAGATCTTGCCAGGGATCGCATGAGACACAGATATATAGTAAAACACAAGAAAGACTCGGTTTGGGATTTTATTAAAGCTGCCCACGATGCCTGGTCAGGGTGGATGTGTCTCTTCCTGGTTGGATTGGCTGCtg GAACGGTTGCTAGTATCGTTGATATTGGAACAACGTGGATGACCGATTTGAAATATGGATTCTGTCCTGAAGCTTTTTGGTTGGACAGAGAACAATGCTGTTGGTCATCCAATCAAACGGCTTTCGGATATGACAACTGCTCGCAG TGGTTGACGTGGCCCAAACTGGTCGGACTCTCCGATGAAAGTGCAGGTGGTTACATCATCGCCTATATTTCTTACGTCCTTTGGGCATTGTCTTTTGCAGGACTCGCCGCCGTTCTCGTCCGTATGTTTGCTCCCTATGCATCAGGCGGTGCAATTCCTGAG ATAAAAACGATCTTGAGTGGCTTTATTATTCGTGGTTTTTTGGGCAAATGGACCTTGCTTATCAAATCGATCGGCATCATGCTATCGGTAGCAGCCGGCCTTAGTGTCGGTAAAGAAGGACCTATGGTCCATATCACCATTTGCATAG GCAACATTCTTTCCTACCTCTTCCCGAAATACGGTCGAAATGAAGCCAAGAAGCGAGAAATCTTGTCGGCAGCCGCAGCGTCGGGCGTATCCGTCGCTTTCGGTGCACCAATTGGAGGCGTGCTTTTCAGTTTGGAAGAA GTCAGCTACTATTTTCCCATGAAAACTCTGTGGCGCTCGTTTTTTTGCGCTCTAATTGCCGCCTTCGTAGTCCGCTCTATTGATCCTTACGGCAATGAACATTCCGTCCTGTTTTACGTGGAATACAGCAAACCGTGGATCTTTTTCGAGCTGCTTCCATTCATTCTTCTCGGCGCTATCGGA GGTCTTATTGGAACCTTGTTCATCCGAGCAAACATTTGGTGGTCAAGATATCGTAAACAGTCACGCATCGGACAGTACCCGGTTACAGAAGTCATCGTCCTGACACTTATTAATGCGGTCATCTCCTACCCCAATCCGTACACCCGTATGAGTTCCACGAGGCTGATTTACCTCCTTTTCAGTCAATGCGGAGTAGCCAACAACGATTATCTATG TGATTACAATCGGAATTACACCAACGTTAACGGAGCTATTGAGAGCGCAGCTGCCGGTACAGGCGTCTACACTGCCCTGGCTCTTCTTTTCCTGGCGTTAGTCTTCAAGATTGTCATGACCATTTTCACGATTGGCATCAAAGTACCCGCCGGATTGTACATTCCGTCGCTCTGTATGGGGGCGATCGTGGGGCGTATCGTTGGGATCGCAATGGAGCAGTGGGCCTA CCATTATCCACAGTTTTGGGCCTTCAGGGGTGAATGTTCTACTGGAGATGATTGTATAACTCCCGGGTTGTATGCGATGGTGGGAGCGGCTGCTGTTCTTGGTGGAGTAACACGAATGactg TGGCTTTGGTGGTTATTATGTTTGAACTCACCGGAGGCGTTAGGTATATCGTCCCCCTGATGGCGGCAGCTATGGCTAGCAAATGGGTGGGCGATGCTTTTGGCAAGGATGGCATTTACGATGCACACATAGCTTTAAATGGATATCCATTTCTGGACAACAAAGAAGAGTTTGATTGTACCACCATCGCAGCCGATGTGATGCAGCCTCg AGGGAACGCTCCACTGACGGTCCTCACTCAAGATTCTATGACACTGAGCGAAGTGGAAAGCATTTTAGAAAATTCCAAACATAATGCCTTTCCAGTCGTTATTTCTCGGGAGTCCCACTTTCTGGTCGGCTGTGTGTTGAGACGAGATCTGATGTTAGCCATAG GAAGTGTGCGCCGCAAACAAGACGACATCAGCGATGATTCGCTTGTGATCTTCAACGGTTTTGTGCAAGGAAACCCCTCGGCTTCATCGCCCGTAAAATTGCGACGCATTTTGGATCTCGCTCCCATCACCGTTACGGATCATACGCCGATGGAGACAGTCATTGATATGTTCAGGAAATTGGGACTGAGACATGTTCTAGTAACTCACAATGG GCGACTATTGGGAATCATTACAAAGAAGGATGTCATGCTTCACATGTCACATCACCAGAGGACTATACCTTCCGTTTTCCATTAA